Proteins found in one Seonamhaeicola sp. S2-3 genomic segment:
- a CDS encoding Glu/Leu/Phe/Val dehydrogenase encodes MALVKAIKSSKPPKQGMLKNVMAQFEAASKLVNLNPNIKKILEVTNNELIIYFPVRMDNGTIEIFKGYRVQHNNALGPYKGGLRYHPTIDIDSVKALAMWMTWKTSLAGLPYGGAKGGIQMDTSKYSTAELERITRRFTYALGENIGPEHDIPAPDVNTNAQTMAWIADTYMSTKSPSERSKNQHVVTGKPIGSGGLEGRDRATGYGVFLTIKYWAKHKNVNLKGKTFIVQGFGNVGYWAAYFLEQEGAKMVGAQDAYASITYEDGINVSQLLEYTKTNQGSIEGYPNATSIDKDAFFGLSCDILIPAALGNQITVDNAPAIKAFLIAEGANGPTTVEAEQILLEKGVEIIPDILCNSGGVIGSYFEWLQNRNGELWQLDDILTKLDKKIKDVFRKVLETSKSKKIDMRSAAYVLAIKRIENAYVQRGIFP; translated from the coding sequence ATGGCATTAGTAAAGGCAATAAAAAGCAGTAAGCCACCAAAACAAGGTATGCTAAAAAATGTAATGGCACAATTTGAGGCAGCATCAAAGTTGGTTAATTTAAACCCTAATATCAAAAAAATATTAGAAGTAACTAATAACGAGCTTATTATTTATTTTCCGGTACGTATGGATAATGGAACTATAGAAATATTTAAAGGCTATCGTGTTCAACACAATAATGCATTAGGACCTTACAAAGGTGGGTTACGTTATCATCCAACTATAGATATAGATTCTGTAAAAGCACTAGCAATGTGGATGACTTGGAAAACCTCTTTAGCAGGTTTGCCATATGGAGGAGCAAAAGGAGGAATACAAATGGATACCAGTAAATATTCTACTGCCGAGTTAGAACGTATCACAAGACGCTTTACATATGCACTAGGTGAAAACATTGGTCCAGAACATGATATTCCTGCCCCAGATGTAAATACCAATGCACAAACTATGGCTTGGATAGCAGATACCTATATGTCTACAAAATCTCCTTCAGAGCGTTCTAAAAACCAACATGTTGTTACAGGAAAACCTATAGGTTCAGGAGGGTTAGAAGGTAGAGATAGAGCTACAGGATATGGCGTGTTTTTAACAATTAAATATTGGGCAAAACATAAAAATGTTAATTTAAAAGGAAAAACCTTTATTGTACAAGGTTTTGGAAATGTAGGCTATTGGGCTGCTTATTTTTTAGAGCAAGAAGGAGCGAAAATGGTTGGTGCTCAAGATGCTTATGCTAGTATAACTTATGAAGATGGAATTAATGTTTCACAGTTATTAGAATACACCAAAACGAATCAAGGTAGTATTGAAGGATATCCAAACGCAACATCTATTGATAAAGATGCTTTTTTTGGATTAAGTTGTGATATTTTAATTCCTGCTGCCTTAGGAAATCAAATTACTGTTGATAATGCTCCAGCAATTAAGGCCTTTTTAATTGCAGAAGGGGCAAACGGTCCTACTACAGTAGAAGCAGAACAAATTTTATTGGAAAAGGGGGTAGAAATAATTCCTGATATTTTATGTAATTCAGGAGGTGTTATAGGTAGTTATTTTGAGTGGCTACAAAATAGAAATGGCGAATTATGGCAGTTAGATGATATATTAACAAAACTAGATAAAAAGATTAAAGACGTATTTAGAAAAGTATTAGAAACCTCGAAATCTAAAAAAATTGATATGCGTTCTGCTGCTTATGTTTTAGCCATAAAACGAATTGAAAATGCGTATGTACAACGAGGTATTTTTCCTTAA
- a CDS encoding T9SS type A sorting domain-containing protein — protein MKLTLQILSVLLTLFNVFSSHSQSTETFEDEVVESNTFTDNGLTFNISSNNNDETYDIYNCSDCGWNGSTVDDQFIDNTGGLNGPGNGTNLIVKTNDGTDIKVSSFYVFCSNVSLQNFSSGYLTIEGKKDNNTVFTITKNSGFSNVDIFSPNNGFTFIDLSTEGGVDYSNTPIDELVFTGTQQLDYISLDAFVWDYATPPLSSDNITNLNNSFKVYQDANHDILNIKTEIKEYSYVLYNIQGQVLLKNKNNTSNTINVSKLSPGTYILKILSENKSHTVKIAIK, from the coding sequence ATGAAATTAACACTACAAATTCTATCTGTATTACTAACACTGTTTAATGTTTTTTCTTCTCATTCTCAAAGCACAGAAACTTTTGAAGATGAAGTTGTTGAATCAAATACATTTACAGATAACGGCTTAACCTTTAATATATCAAGCAATAATAATGATGAAACCTATGATATATACAATTGCAGTGATTGTGGTTGGAATGGAAGCACTGTAGATGATCAGTTTATAGACAATACAGGCGGTCTTAATGGTCCAGGAAACGGAACAAATCTTATTGTAAAAACCAATGATGGTACAGATATTAAAGTGTCTAGTTTTTATGTGTTTTGTTCTAATGTATCATTACAAAACTTTAGCTCTGGATATTTAACCATTGAAGGTAAAAAAGATAATAATACTGTTTTTACAATCACCAAAAACTCAGGGTTCTCTAATGTAGATATTTTTTCTCCTAACAATGGATTTACATTTATAGATCTTTCTACAGAAGGTGGCGTAGATTATTCTAATACTCCCATTGATGAGTTGGTGTTTACAGGTACCCAACAATTAGATTATATTAGTTTAGATGCTTTCGTATGGGACTATGCTACTCCTCCTTTATCATCTGATAATATAACCAATTTAAACAATAGTTTTAAAGTTTATCAAGATGCCAACCATGACATCTTAAATATTAAAACAGAAATAAAAGAGTATAGTTATGTTTTATATAATATACAAGGACAAGTTTTGCTCAAAAACAAAAACAATACATCAAATACTATTAATGTATCTAAACTGTCGCCAGGAACATATATATTAAAAATATTAAGCGAGAACAAATCTCATACTGTAAAAATTGCTATAAAATAG
- a CDS encoding T9SS type A sorting domain-containing protein, which produces MKKTLLFTFLLLSIGLTAQTTIYVNINVSGGNHDGTSWADAFSNLQDALTNSNSGDEIWVAQGTYTPGTLETDSFVIPEGTTILGGFNGTETTADARNWAENPTILSGDLNNSLTENPGDSHTIVTMVGNNAEINGFYIQWGYADDLTENSPTYIGRTGAGVYNNGNNKIFNCSIRSNVAVVGAGLVSYGGTLEIINTLFNSNSANNNGGAMSAESGTINITNCTIANNNSNNGGGGIHFYNGSINATNTIFTNNSGANGNINDDGPGTGTANYCLFYNGTSGNNGNLPPNITGSNNIENTDPLYTNGYQLNNNSPAIDAGSNTAYTNAGGNLNNDLDLVGNPRINNSTIDIGANEFQNYCINLSSDSIIYVDANATGTNDGRSWTNAFTDIETALAIQDCGFTGEIRVAGGQTFKPSTSRLCTGGCTSPRDYYFLIQNDIQLKGSYDVSNDTQDYSNPTILSGDVGVLDNNSDNTLRVVITTNLTNAALLDGFTITQGNANGIGQAIVNGQSINNFNGGGMQNHGNPTISNFRFVNNSTTGKGGGMSNVSASPSIINTIFVGNSAKYGGGLYNIGASPTIINTVFVENSAEAGGGIHNFSSSPSIINTTFYGNTTTENRGGGMINSPSSEVTLHNSVFYANGNDIHNSSVYPAAIINSNSINNFSETSYLLGNSGVSFTQLTSDPFINSSNPIGNDGIWGTQDDGLYPTNVGILVNAGDNSFNTESTDITGNLRISNVTIDIGAYESQSALNTETISAKSFNVYPNPVNNVLNIETSVNYFNYQLYNLHGQKIIEANNQTSNSIDVSKLPSGVYILKMTNNNKSQNFKIIKE; this is translated from the coding sequence ATGAAAAAAACACTACTTTTTACATTCCTATTATTATCTATAGGACTTACAGCTCAAACTACAATTTATGTAAACATCAATGTTTCTGGAGGTAACCACGATGGTACGTCTTGGGCAGATGCTTTTAGCAACCTTCAAGATGCCTTAACAAATTCAAATTCTGGAGATGAAATCTGGGTAGCACAAGGCACCTACACGCCTGGAACATTAGAAACCGATAGTTTTGTTATCCCCGAGGGTACCACTATTCTAGGAGGCTTCAACGGCACCGAAACCACAGCCGATGCGCGTAATTGGGCTGAAAACCCTACCATTTTAAGTGGGGACTTAAATAATTCCTTAACCGAAAACCCTGGAGATAGCCATACCATTGTAACCATGGTTGGTAACAACGCTGAAATTAATGGGTTTTATATACAGTGGGGCTATGCCGATGATCTCACAGAAAATTCCCCAACTTATATTGGACGTACTGGTGCAGGAGTCTATAACAATGGAAATAACAAAATATTCAACTGTAGCATTAGAAGTAATGTTGCTGTTGTAGGCGCAGGCTTGGTTTCATATGGAGGAACTTTAGAAATAATTAATACGCTTTTCAATTCCAATTCAGCCAACAATAATGGAGGCGCTATGTCTGCCGAAAGTGGCACCATAAACATTACCAATTGTACCATTGCAAACAACAACTCCAATAATGGTGGTGGTGGTATACATTTTTATAACGGTAGCATCAATGCAACAAATACCATTTTTACCAATAATAGTGGTGCCAATGGTAATATTAATGACGATGGTCCGGGTACGGGAACTGCAAATTATTGTTTGTTTTATAACGGAACAAGTGGTAACAATGGAAACTTACCACCTAACATAACAGGAAGTAACAATATAGAAAACACAGACCCTTTATACACAAATGGTTATCAATTAAATAACAACTCTCCTGCCATAGATGCTGGTAGCAATACAGCATACACGAATGCTGGTGGTAATTTAAATAACGACTTAGATTTGGTAGGAAATCCAAGGATAAATAACTCAACTATTGATATTGGAGCTAATGAATTTCAAAATTATTGTATCAATTTAAGTTCTGATTCCATTATTTATGTAGATGCAAACGCTACAGGTACTAATGATGGTCGCAGTTGGACAAATGCGTTTACCGATATAGAAACTGCACTGGCTATACAAGACTGTGGTTTTACAGGCGAAATACGTGTAGCTGGAGGACAAACCTTTAAACCATCAACTTCTCGTTTATGCACTGGTGGTTGCACCAGCCCTAGAGATTATTATTTTTTAATTCAAAATGATATTCAACTAAAAGGAAGCTATGATGTAAGTAATGACACCCAAGACTATAGTAACCCAACCATTTTGAGTGGTGATGTAGGTGTACTAGACAACAACAGCGATAATACCTTAAGAGTTGTGATTACTACAAACCTTACCAATGCTGCTTTATTAGACGGCTTTACCATAACCCAAGGAAATGCAAATGGTATTGGGCAAGCAATTGTTAATGGTCAATCCATTAATAATTTTAATGGAGGAGGTATGCAAAACCATGGAAATCCTACCATCAGTAACTTTAGATTCGTAAACAATTCTACCACTGGAAAAGGTGGCGGTATGAGTAACGTTAGTGCTTCACCTTCTATTATTAATACCATATTTGTTGGAAATTCAGCAAAATATGGTGGCGGACTATATAATATAGGGGCTTCTCCTACCATTATTAATACTGTATTTGTTGAAAATTCGGCAGAAGCAGGTGGTGGTATACATAACTTTTCGAGTTCCCCTAGCATAATTAACACAACTTTTTATGGTAATACAACTACAGAAAACAGGGGTGGTGGCATGATAAATTCACCAAGCTCTGAAGTTACCTTACACAACTCTGTATTTTATGCAAACGGTAATGATATTCATAACAGCAGTGTTTATCCTGCAGCTATTATTAACTCAAATAGCATTAATAATTTTAGTGAGACCTCTTATCTTTTAGGTAATTCAGGGGTTAGTTTTACCCAACTTACTTCAGATCCTTTTATAAATAGTAGTAATCCTATTGGTAATGATGGTATTTGGGGTACCCAAGATGACGGTTTGTACCCAACTAATGTCGGTATACTTGTAAATGCAGGTGACAATAGTTTTAATACAGAAAGTACAGATATTACTGGTAATCTTCGTATTTCAAACGTAACTATAGATATAGGTGCTTACGAAAGTCAAAGCGCATTAAATACAGAAACAATTAGTGCCAAGTCATTTAACGTTTATCCCAACCCAGTGAACAATGTATTAAACATTGAAACATCTGTTAATTATTTTAATTATCAATTATACAACTTACATGGGCAAAAAATAATAGAAGCTAATAATCAAACATCAAATTCCATTGATGTTTCTAAACTGCCTTCGGGAGTATATATCTTAAAAATGACAAACAATAACAAATCGCAAAATTTTAAAATCATTAAAGAATAA
- a CDS encoding GreA/GreB family elongation factor → MKYGSIILEKTEYITLKRLLNLSESYKKHPRKYSVDRLKNELNQAIIVDEADIPKDVIRLNSVVTVTTTDGWENSFELVLPEESDYQTNKISILTPMGLAVIGYAQHDVIDWEFPGGKKSLHVESVSQKNKKQTI, encoded by the coding sequence ATGAAATACGGAAGTATTATTTTAGAAAAAACAGAATATATAACCTTAAAAAGGTTGCTTAATTTATCAGAGAGTTATAAAAAACATCCTAGAAAATACTCTGTTGATAGATTGAAAAATGAACTAAATCAAGCTATTATTGTAGATGAAGCAGATATTCCTAAAGATGTTATAAGACTTAATTCTGTTGTAACGGTAACAACAACAGATGGATGGGAAAATTCTTTTGAGTTAGTGCTTCCTGAAGAAAGTGATTATCAAACTAATAAAATTTCAATATTAACTCCTATGGGGCTTGCTGTTATTGGGTATGCACAACATGATGTTATTGATTGGGAATTTCCAGGTGGAAAGAAATCGTTGCATGTTGAAAGTGTTAGTCAAAAAAATAAAAAACAAACAATATAA
- a CDS encoding response regulator transcription factor → MPTTIILADDHPLILNGTKAFLEKKWFKILDTATDGNTAYNKILKHQPDIAILDFDMPILNGLEVAQELKRNLIPIRVVLLTLHKQETLLNEVGHTIHGYLTKDSALEELEDCLNHITKNNTYIGKKLKNNIHFNSDTNTAIDVLTATELKILKYLNKNLSSTQIAEALFISKRTVEKHRSNIIKKLKIDSSNQNALFIWLKQHPNLFNT, encoded by the coding sequence ATGCCCACAACTATTATACTTGCAGACGACCATCCGCTTATACTTAATGGCACAAAAGCGTTTTTAGAAAAAAAATGGTTTAAAATTTTAGACACCGCTACCGATGGCAATACCGCTTATAACAAAATTTTAAAGCACCAACCAGATATAGCTATTTTAGATTTTGATATGCCTATTCTTAACGGATTGGAAGTGGCGCAAGAACTAAAACGCAACCTTATTCCTATACGAGTTGTTCTTTTAACCCTTCATAAGCAAGAAACCTTACTAAACGAGGTTGGTCACACTATACATGGTTATTTAACTAAAGACAGTGCTTTAGAAGAACTAGAAGATTGCTTAAATCACATCACTAAAAACAACACTTATATTGGCAAAAAATTAAAAAACAACATTCATTTTAATAGCGATACCAATACAGCAATAGATGTCTTAACAGCTACAGAACTAAAAATACTTAAATATTTAAACAAAAACCTTAGTAGTACACAAATTGCCGAAGCTCTATTTATCTCTAAACGTACGGTAGAAAAGCACAGAAGTAACATTATAAAAAAGCTAAAAATAGATTCTTCCAACCAAAATGCTCTTTTTATTTGGCTTAAGCAACACCCTAATCTTTTTAATACGTAA
- a CDS encoding sensor histidine kinase, with protein sequence MKQFSLVFYLLFFSFVNAQETNLQTLVNELKTQIHSEGNQAKKLVLLDSLTAVIRDKPNLSYDSIARTTIDFAIKLDSFNLAAYNTTNLINYHNNILGKPKIGLDIYNTYFKTLKNNITNRNLASLYIDSGDSFYFTKQVDSAMAHYNKAITYAEKAKNHRIKGFAVLYKGYAYSDEGKFALASQTLKQASEIFIQVKDTFNIIAAKNALAILYSSNGFIDEAQQERKETIKLATKTNSYGQLISLYVNEANDLKKQGLEMQRIENLHKAVAVNKKSNFFNYFNPILLSELTIAYAENDSLEKAKSYLKEVEKDKQNTEGIHKAIYYKAIKKVAFAEQDYNKAKRLGIEHLNIISESNDIEGKILAQKFLAEVYEKLNKPNKALSFYKTSKKIEDSIQSVQKTKALAYYQTLYETAKRDKKIEEQNSKIALLDEQNKRKRQTLWFGGLALLALFSIIFLWNSRRFSQKKAQLQEVFSQDLIRNIETERKRISSELHDSVGQSLLLIKNKVLLNDMQSQDTKIIDDTINEVRNISQSLHPFQFEKLGLLASIKNTIKNFQKHSDIFYSETINVENIEISKDKEIFVFRMLQECLNNVEKHSQAKACNITIEDSNTSVLFQVKDNGIGFDVSESSEILNSLGLKTLKERAQIIGAQLSIDSTKGKGTTVQIKVLKH encoded by the coding sequence ATGAAACAATTTTCACTCGTATTTTATCTACTATTTTTTTCATTTGTAAATGCACAAGAGACCAATTTACAAACGCTAGTAAATGAATTAAAAACCCAAATACATTCAGAAGGCAATCAGGCTAAAAAGTTAGTACTTCTAGACAGTTTAACAGCGGTTATTAGAGATAAACCCAATTTGAGTTATGACTCTATAGCGCGCACTACTATAGACTTTGCAATAAAGCTAGACTCTTTTAATCTGGCAGCTTACAACACTACAAATCTAATTAACTATCACAATAATATTTTAGGAAAACCAAAAATAGGTCTTGATATTTATAATACGTATTTTAAAACTCTAAAAAATAATATAACCAATAGAAACTTAGCAAGTTTGTATATAGATTCTGGCGATAGTTTTTACTTTACCAAACAAGTAGATTCGGCTATGGCTCATTACAACAAAGCCATTACTTATGCCGAAAAAGCCAAGAACCATCGTATTAAAGGATTTGCTGTTTTGTATAAAGGCTATGCCTACTCCGACGAAGGAAAATTTGCGCTCGCATCGCAAACCTTAAAACAAGCCTCAGAAATTTTTATTCAGGTAAAGGACACCTTTAATATTATTGCTGCCAAAAACGCATTGGCCATACTGTATAGCTCCAATGGTTTTATAGATGAAGCACAACAAGAACGCAAAGAAACTATCAAATTAGCTACCAAAACCAACAGTTACGGGCAGCTTATTTCGTTGTATGTTAACGAAGCCAATGATTTAAAAAAGCAAGGCTTAGAAATGCAACGTATTGAAAATCTTCACAAAGCTGTTGCTGTAAATAAAAAATCGAATTTTTTCAATTATTTTAACCCTATTCTATTAAGTGAATTAACTATTGCTTATGCCGAAAACGATAGTTTAGAAAAAGCCAAATCCTATTTAAAAGAAGTTGAAAAAGACAAGCAAAACACAGAAGGTATTCATAAAGCTATATATTATAAAGCTATAAAAAAAGTAGCCTTTGCTGAGCAAGATTACAATAAAGCAAAGAGACTTGGTATTGAACATTTAAACATTATTTCTGAAAGCAACGATATTGAAGGCAAAATATTAGCTCAAAAATTCTTAGCTGAAGTTTATGAAAAGTTAAATAAACCCAATAAGGCGCTTAGCTTTTACAAAACCTCAAAAAAGATTGAAGATTCTATACAATCAGTACAAAAAACAAAAGCACTGGCCTATTACCAAACACTTTATGAAACCGCCAAACGCGATAAAAAGATAGAAGAACAAAACAGTAAAATTGCACTTCTTGACGAGCAAAACAAACGAAAAAGACAAACGTTATGGTTTGGTGGTTTGGCGCTATTGGCATTATTTAGCATTATCTTTTTATGGAATTCGCGACGGTTTTCCCAAAAAAAAGCACAACTACAAGAAGTATTTTCGCAAGATTTAATTAGAAACATAGAAACCGAGCGCAAGCGTATTTCAAGCGAATTGCACGATAGTGTTGGCCAGAGTTTACTACTTATAAAAAACAAAGTGTTGCTAAACGACATGCAAAGCCAAGACACAAAAATTATAGACGACACCATTAATGAAGTAAGAAATATATCACAAAGTCTTCATCCTTTTCAGTTTGAAAAATTAGGCTTGTTGGCTTCAATCAAAAATACAATTAAAAATTTCCAGAAGCATTCCGATATTTTCTATTCTGAAACTATAAACGTTGAAAACATAGAAATTTCAAAAGACAAAGAAATTTTTGTTTTTAGAATGTTGCAAGAATGTTTAAACAATGTTGAAAAACACTCGCAAGCAAAAGCCTGTAATATTACAATTGAAGACAGTAACACTTCTGTTTTATTTCAAGTAAAAGATAACGGAATTGGTTTTGATGTTTCAGAAAGTAGTGAAATTTTAAATAGTTTAGGCTTAAAAACACTTAAAGAACGTGCCCAAATTATTGGTGCTCAATTAAGCATAGATTCTACAAAAGGAAAAGGCACAACTGTACAAATAAAGGTTTTAAAACACTAA
- a CDS encoding phage tail protein → MEPFIGQIQAFAFHFAPRGWAECNGQLLSITDNPALFSLLGNTYGGDGQTTFALPDLRNRSLVGVSANIAQGNYGGQESIKLKVENLPSHSHKSTLKVNSKNATLEKAEVDASIATVGTGGARDFSAVKSYNIDTPDISLNSESIEINNTGDGVAFNNRNPYLGIKYCIALQGIYPSRN, encoded by the coding sequence ATGGAACCCTTTATAGGACAAATTCAGGCATTTGCATTTCATTTTGCTCCAAGAGGTTGGGCAGAATGTAATGGACAATTACTTTCTATTACAGATAACCCAGCTTTATTTTCTTTGTTAGGCAATACTTATGGTGGCGATGGTCAAACTACCTTTGCATTACCAGATTTAAGAAATCGCTCTTTAGTAGGTGTAAGTGCTAATATAGCGCAAGGAAATTATGGAGGACAAGAAAGTATCAAGCTTAAAGTAGAAAATTTACCTTCTCATAGTCACAAATCAACATTAAAAGTAAATTCTAAAAATGCTACTTTAGAAAAAGCAGAAGTAGATGCCTCAATAGCTACTGTTGGGACTGGAGGTGCCAGAGATTTTTCAGCTGTTAAAAGTTATAACATTGATACTCCAGATATTTCTTTAAATTCTGAATCTATTGAAATAAATAATACGGGAGACGGAGTTGCCTTTAATAATAGAAACCCTTATTTAGGAATTAAATACTGCATTGCCTTACAAGGTATTTACCCTTCTAGAAACTAA